Proteins co-encoded in one Gossypium arboreum isolate Shixiya-1 chromosome 11, ASM2569848v2, whole genome shotgun sequence genomic window:
- the LOC108471086 gene encoding heat shock factor-binding protein-like: protein MDGHSSEDSKQSTADMTVFVQSLLQQMQSRFQIMSDSIITKIDEMGNRVNELEQSINDLKAEMGVEGSPSPLAPSNQKSDEAKQEEGSA, encoded by the exons ATg GACGGGCATAGCTCTGAAGATTCAAAGCAAAGCACTGCTGATATGACTGTTTTT GTGCAAAGTCTTCTTCAACAAATG CAATCTAGGTTTCAAATAATGTCTGATTCCATTATCACAAAGA TTGATGAAATGGGAAACCGTGTAAATGAGCTGGAGCAGAGCATTAATGACCTAAAAGCAGAGATGGGAGTGGAGGGCTCTCCATCCCCATTAGCCCCATCGAACCAAAAGTCGGATGAAGCAAAGCAAGAGGAAGGCTCAGCATAA
- the LOC108471218 gene encoding xyloglucan 6-xylosyltransferase 2-like — protein MIGKCLGAQRCRKIHRTLRHCKVTVFCFVLTVVVLRGTIGAGKFGTPEQDFVEIRDHFYFRRRAETHRVLEEVQTTSSDNEVVSDANAETNSYNDFELNKVLVEEESDDSKLDSDKPYSLGPKISDWDKQRSEWLKENPDYPNFIGPNKPRVLLVTGSSPKPCENPVGEHYLLKSTKNKIDYCRLHGIEIFYNMALLDAEMAGFWAKLPLIRRLLLSHPEVEFLWWMDSDAMFTDMAFEIPWERYKDSNLVMHGWNERVYDQKNWIGLNTGSFLLRNGQWALGFLDAWVPMDPKGKIRDEAGKVLTRELKNRPVFEADDQSAMVYLLATQREQWGDKVYLEHAYYLHGYWGLLVDRYEEMIETYHPGLGDHRWPLVTHFVGCKPCGKLGNYPVERCLKQIDRAFNFGDNQILQIYGFTQQPLASRRVKKVRNESRNPIEVKDVLRSLHPAFKVVKVSSS, from the coding sequence ATGATAGGCAAGTGTTTGGGAGCTCAAAGGTGTAGAAAGATCCACAGGACTCTCCGTCACTGCAAGGTAACGGTCTTTTGCTTCGTCCTCACCGTAGTCGTTCTACGTGGCACTATTGGTGCCGGGAAATTCGGGACTCCGGAGCAGGACTTCGTTGAGATTCGCGACCATTTCTATTTCCGGAGACGCGCTGAGACGCACCGCGTACTCGAAGAAGTTCAAACGACCTCGTCCGATAACGAGGTCGTCAGCGACGCCAACGCCGAAACCAATAGTTACAACGATTTCGAGTTAAATAAGGTATTAGTTGAGGAGGAATCCGATGACTCGAAACTCGACTCCGACAAGCCATATTCTCTTGGGCCGAAAATCTCCGATTGGGACAAGCAGCGATCTGAATGGCTGAAAGAAAATCCTGATTATCCAAATTTCATCGGTCCAAACAAACCGAGGGTTCTTTTAGTCACTGGTTCATCTCCCAAGCCGTGTGAGAACCCGGTTGGTGAACATTACTTGTTAAAATCAACGAAGAACAAGATAGATTACTGTAGGTTACACGGGATTGAAATATTTTACAATATGGCACTGTTAGATGCAGAAATGGCAGGGTTTTGGGCGAAATTACCGTTGATTCGGAGGCTTTTGCTTTCGCATCCGGAGGTGGAATTCCTGTGGTGGATGGACAGTGACGCGATGTTTACCGACATGGCTTTTGAGATTCCTTGGGAAAGGTATAAAGACTCGAACTTGGTTATGCATGGCTGGAATGAGAGGGTTTATGATCAAAAGAATTGGATTGGGTTAAATACTGGGAGTTTTTTGTTGAGGAATGGGCAATGGGCACTTGGTTTTCTTGACGCTTGGGTTCCAATGGATCCTAAAGGGAAGATTAGGGATGAAGCAGGGAAGGTATTGACCAGGGAACTTAAGAACCGTCCTGTTTTCGAAGCTGATGATCAGTCTGCAATGGTTTATTTGTTGGCCACTCAAAGGGAGCAGTGGGGTGATAAGGTTTACCTTGAGCATGCTTACTATTTGCATGGTTATTGGGGGCTTTTGGTTGATAGGTACGAGGAAATGATTGAAACTTATCACCCAGGTTTAGGTGACCATCGTTGGCCATTGGTGACTCACTTTGTGGGGTGTAAGCCTTGTGGGAAGTTGGGGAATTACCCTGTTGAGAGGTGCTTGAAGCAGATAGATAGAGCATTCAACTTTGGGGATAATCAGATTCTTCAGATTTATGGGTTTACTCAGCAACCTTTGGCTAGTAGAAGGGTGAAGAAAGTTCGAAACGAGAGCAGGAATCCCATTGAGGTGAAAGATGTACTTAGATCGCTTCATCCAGCTTTTAAAGTGGTTAAGGTATCCTCTTCTTAG
- the LOC108471085 gene encoding protein RALF-like 33, whose amino-acid sequence MANPSCFLLPVSLIFVALIIALPTVDASGEHHLSWSPNKSGCQGSMSECMAEDEFDMDSEINRRILQTMQYISYGALQRNTVPCSQRGASYYNCQPGAQANPYNRGCSAITRCRS is encoded by the coding sequence ATGGCTAATCCCTCTTGTTTTCTCCTGCCTGTTTCATTGATCTTTGTGGCTCTGATCATCGCCTTGCCGACCGTCGACGCAAGTGGCGAGCACCATTTGAGCTGGAGTCCAAACAAGTCTGGCTGCCAGGGCTCAATGTCCGAATGCATGGCTGAGGATGAGTTTGACATGGACTCCGAGATCAACAGGCGCATATTGCAGACCATGCAGTACATTAGCTATGGAGCTCTGCAGAGGAACACCGTGCCATGCTCACAAAGGGGTGCATCATACTATAATTGTCAACCGGGAGCACAAGCTAACCCTTACAATCGAGGCTGCAGTGCCATTACTCGTTGCCGGAGTTAA